The window ATGGCAACATACAGTATGTTTCTCGTTGCTATTTTTGCGATCGCAATCGGTTTAAGCTTTTTGGAAACATCCTGTGATACTTACAGTTCGATGCTTGGGCCTAAAAAACAGGCAAACATCCGGTTGAATATTTCTCAAACCCTGGTTCCACTAGGCGACATGATGGGCATTATTTTGGGAAAATATTTAATCTTCGGTTCTGTCGGAAATCTATCAGAGACGATGAAACATATGCACGGTGCCCAAAGACTTGCTTATGGTCAAAAAATGCTTCAACTGACCTTGGAACCCTATAAATACATCTTGCTTGTTTTAGTTCTGATGCTCGCTATTTTGGCCTTTACGCCAATGCCGAAATCAAAGGCAATCAGCACAAGCAAAGATAAGAAAAGCAGTCCAAGTCTAAAAGAAACATTAATATATCTGGCAAAGAATTCTCGCTTTAAAAAAGGCGTCATGGCACAATTCTTTTATGTCGGAATGCAAACGACGGTTTGGTCATTTACGATTCGCTTGGCACTTGATTTAAATCATTCAATAAGCGACAGCGATGCCAGTACCTTTATGATTTTCAGTTATGCCGTCTGGTTCTTCGGAAAAATTATTGCCAATCTGCTAATGAATCGCTTTTCCGTGACAAAAGTTTTGACCGTTTTTTCAGCTCTCGGTACTATCGCTTTACTGATAACAACTACGGTTACAAACATGACTGCTGTCTATGCGGCAATTGCAACAAGTTTCTTTTTCGGACCGGAATGGCCAACGATCTATGCTCACACCTTAGATACGGTCGAGGATAAGAGATTTACAGAAACGGCCGGAGCATTTATAGTAATGGCAATTGTTGGTGGTGCTGTTATCCCAGCAATTCAAGGGGTTGTTTCCGATATTACTGGTTCGATGCAATTATCATTTATCGTTCCAACAATTTGTTATGTAATAGTTACTAGTTATTTTTATTTTGAACATCGCTTGGATGTTTCCAAACAAAAATTAGCAATAAAATAAATATTCAATCATTTGAATCTTTAGTCTAAAAACTTCCAATTAATTAATTGGAAGTTTTTAGTTATCTTATTTATAGGAAACAAAGCATAATGAGCTAAATAAAAAGACGAGAACTATGTTCTCGTCTTGCATTTAACCCTACATCTTTTACTTTATCAATAATTGTAAACTATCAAATTAATGTTCAACAGCTTACTTGATCTTAGACGAAGTAAGTGACAAATTACTCCAGAATTCGTTATTAGATGGGCTGACATTATATCCTTTAACACGATGGTTAACAGGAGCCCAAGTGTAACTGAAACTGAGTGGAGCATAAGCAGCTTCCTTATTCATATACGTCTGCCACTTTTTAAATATTTTAACTCGGTAACTTTCGGTCCAAGCCTTACTGCCGTTCATTTCGTTCATTAACTTGGTATTTTCTTTTGAAACAAAATGACCCATGTTATAAGGTGCATCCTCACCATAAATTTGTGTTGGTGTCGGTTCGGATGAAACACTCCACGCTGCAGCATAAACATCGATTTTACTTTGCTTTGGCTTTTCCAAAGTATCATAGAAACTATTCATTTCCATCTCTTTACCTGTAGCCAATTTGACATTCAGCCCAATTTTACGCCATTGCTGCAAATAATCTTGATATTCAGCTTGTTGAGCCGAAGTTCCCTGCATTGCACCAAAGTAAATTGTTAATGGTTTTCCGTTAGGACGTACTCTCCATTTGCCCTTTTTCTTATAACCAGCCTTATTAAGTATTTCATTGGCTTTTTTAATATTCAATGGATAACCTTTAGCTGATTTATCATAATATTTACTAAATACTGGTGGAATCAGGGTATTGGCACGCCAAGTAACACCATAACCAAACTTCTTTTCAACCGCATCCAAATTCAAAGCATACATCATCGCCTGTCTGAGACTGCGGTTTGCCATTTTACTGTTTTTATCCATGACATTCTTTTGTGTCTTAGTATCGTAATAGCCGACATTAAAACCAAAATAACTGTAGCCTAATTCTGGAAGGCCGACGACTGAATAGTCTTTAAGACTTTTCAGTTCTTTATAATCGGTTCCATGCATAACGCCAGTAGGCGAGGTGAAATCATATTTCTTTGACTGGATAGCCTTATCAACATTGCTAGATGAAACAACGCTAATTACAATATGCTTGATCTTGGCTTTTTTGCCAAAATAATACTTGTTAGGAGACCAAGTTGTCGACTCTCCTTCAACAACTTTATCGAGCTTGTAGGGACCGGTGAAAATAGGGTCCTTACGTACTTGACTTGATGAAGCCAGTTTGGCGATTGAGACATTTTTGATGTACTCATATGGCTCAACAGAATCCCAAATGAAAGAATTGCCGGCATACTTCATGCTTGGCGACATCTTGGTAAAGTGAATTACAACTTGTTTACCATTCTGTCCATCCGGATAAGTAAATCCGGAAATCGTTTTAGCCTTGCCGGCGTGATAAGCAGCCATTCCCTCGATAGCTGCAAAATCAGATGAATATTGTTGTGAAGTAGTATTCGGATTGGCAATTACTTCGTATGCATATTCGACATCTTTCGCCGTCACGGCCATTCCGTTTGACCATTTAGCATTTTTGCGGATCGTAATTGTTGCCGTCTTGGCTTTTCGATCCAGTTTCAAGTTGGCAAGTCCGCCATTGACTATTTTATAGTTCTTATCAACAAAAAATAGTGTATCCGATCCACCAGGCGAAAACACATCGGCATCTTCTGCATTGGATGCTAATACCGGATCAGAAATTCCCTCAAAAGGCGAATCGTTAGGTTCTGCAACCTTTAAGGTACTTTTATTATTGGCACTTTTACTGGCAGCACTGGTGTTTTTATATACTGACGGAAAACTGAATGTCCCAGAAGTGCTCTTAGCGTTGACCGGATGAGCGGCTAACGCAACAGCCGATAAAACTGCCATTGCCGAAAGGGCAATTTTCTTAGATTTACTCACTATTACCTCCCCCAAATATTTTTTATAAGTAAACTAACTCTTCAAAATTATGTTGCAAATTGACTCATTTTCAAAAAACTTTTCAGCTGGCATCATCTCCTTAAATGACAAATTTTTTTATTTATTACTTTTGCGTTGCGAAGAATCGGCAGCGCGTCTGGCAACCTGGCCGATATAGCTGATCGCCAAACACAAGATAATGATCTCTAAAGCTGCAGGAAACCAGGTCCACCAATATTCAGTAATATTATTTGGATCATTGGCATTCGCAATCAAAGTCCCCAAGGAGGGTGTTTGAGATGGTAACCCAAAACCCAAATACGAAAGACCTGTTTCAACCCCGATATTTTCGGCAAAGGATAAAGTTGTATCGACAATAATCAAAGAAGAAATATTCGGCATCACTTCTCGAAAAATAATTTTCCAGGGATTCGTGCCAGAAGTAATCGAAGCAGCAACGTAGTCTTTTTTAGATTCTGCAAGTGTCCGCGAACGAATCAGTCTGGAAGTCCCCAACCAATAAAAGCAGGAAAAAATTAGTGTCAAAGTAACCGCATTATAGTTATTAATTATCGTTACAATGACAATAATCATCATCGTCATTGGAAGCATCATCATAAAATCATAGACACGCTGCATGCCCCAATCGACAAAACCGCCGAAATATCCGGAAATAAGCCCCCAAGCAATTCCGAAAGTTGAGGAAATCACGGTCAACCCCAAAGCGATTCCGATTGAGTTTCTCGAACCGACGATTAATTGTTGTGCGATCGAACGACCGCCGGCATCGGCTCCTAAAAGAAAACCATCTTTAAAAGGAGCATCGAAATAATCCAAAA of the Oenococcus sp. UCMA 16435 genome contains:
- the fucP gene encoding L-fucose:H+ symporter permease; translated protein: MESTAVEKKHGWIQLSDGYLDRTPIFQFIIVSLIFPLWGAAASLNDILITQFKTVFELNDASTAFVQSAFYGAYFLIAIPASMIIKKNSYKFAIMTGLIFYIIGCGLFFPASNMATYSMFLVAIFAIAIGLSFLETSCDTYSSMLGPKKQANIRLNISQTLVPLGDMMGIILGKYLIFGSVGNLSETMKHMHGAQRLAYGQKMLQLTLEPYKYILLVLVLMLAILAFTPMPKSKAISTSKDKKSSPSLKETLIYLAKNSRFKKGVMAQFFYVGMQTTVWSFTIRLALDLNHSISDSDASTFMIFSYAVWFFGKIIANLLMNRFSVTKVLTVFSALGTIALLITTTVTNMTAVYAAIATSFFFGPEWPTIYAHTLDTVEDKRFTETAGAFIVMAIVGGAVIPAIQGVVSDITGSMQLSFIVPTICYVIVTSYFYFEHRLDVSKQKLAIK
- a CDS encoding oligopeptide ABC transporter substrate-binding protein translates to MSKSKKIALSAMAVLSAVALAAHPVNAKSTSGTFSFPSVYKNTSAASKSANNKSTLKVAEPNDSPFEGISDPVLASNAEDADVFSPGGSDTLFFVDKNYKIVNGGLANLKLDRKAKTATITIRKNAKWSNGMAVTAKDVEYAYEVIANPNTTSQQYSSDFAAIEGMAAYHAGKAKTISGFTYPDGQNGKQVVIHFTKMSPSMKYAGNSFIWDSVEPYEYIKNVSIAKLASSSQVRKDPIFTGPYKLDKVVEGESTTWSPNKYYFGKKAKIKHIVISVVSSSNVDKAIQSKKYDFTSPTGVMHGTDYKELKSLKDYSVVGLPELGYSYFGFNVGYYDTKTQKNVMDKNSKMANRSLRQAMMYALNLDAVEKKFGYGVTWRANTLIPPVFSKYYDKSAKGYPLNIKKANEILNKAGYKKKGKWRVRPNGKPLTIYFGAMQGTSAQQAEYQDYLQQWRKIGLNVKLATGKEMEMNSFYDTLEKPKQSKIDVYAAAWSVSSEPTPTQIYGEDAPYNMGHFVSKENTKLMNEMNGSKAWTESYRVKIFKKWQTYMNKEAAYAPLSFSYTWAPVNHRVKGYNVSPSNNEFWSNLSLTSSKIK
- a CDS encoding ABC transporter permease, with product MTQTGGNYEEISTEDLKRLSKQAEKEAAPSAGRIIWNEFKADRPALVALIIVVTFILFVVIASLFINTSKMMETNILDYFDAPFKDGFLLGADAGGRSIAQQLIVGSRNSIGIALGLTVISSTFGIAWGLISGYFGGFVDWGMQRVYDFMMMLPMTMMIIVIVTIINNYNAVTLTLIFSCFYWLGTSRLIRSRTLAESKKDYVAASITSGTNPWKIIFREVMPNISSLIIVDTTLSFAENIGVETGLSYLGFGLPSQTPSLGTLIANANDPNNITEYWWTWFPAALEIIILCLAISYIGQVARRAADSSQRKSNK